CATGACCACCGTCACCGAGATCCAGACCCCCGGCGCCGGCGCCGCCCCGGTGGCGCGCCCGCAGTACCGGGTGACCGCACGGCGCGTGCTGCGCTCCGAGTGGGCCAAGCTCTGGTCACTGCGCTCCACCTGGATCACCCTGGGCCTGGCCCTGGTCTTCGTGGTGGCCTTCGGCCTGATCGCCTGCGCCCACTACAAGTCCAGAATCACCGAGGGCGGCCGGCTGGACCGGGACTTCGCCGACGCCACCGCCGTCCAGCTGTCCCTGTTCGGCACGAACTTCGGCCAGCTCGCGCTGGGCGTGCTGGGTGTGCTGGTCACCGCGGGCGAGTACTCCACCGGGATGATCCGCTCCACCCTGGCCGCCGTCCCGCGCCGGCTGCCGGTGCTCTGGTCGAAGGCCGCGGTCTACGGCGTGGTCGCCCTCGTCGTCGCCACGACCGGAGTCCTGGTCGCCTTCCTGATCGGCAGCGGGATCGTCTCCGGCACCCCCGCCGCCCTCGGCATCTCGGACGCCGGTGTGATCCGCAGCCTGCTCGGCGCCGGGCTCTACCTGGCCCTGGTCGGTGTGATCGGCACCGCGCTGGGCGCCCTGCTGCGCTCGGTGGCCGGCGGCATCTCGGTGCTGGTCGCCTCGCTGATGCTGGTCCCCGGACTGGTCAGCCTGCTGCCCACGTCGTGGCAGGACCACATCAGCCCCTACCTGCCCAGCAACGCGGGCGAGTCGATGTTCGCCCTGCACCACACCGCGCCGGCGCTCACCCCCGGCGCCGGGCTGCTGGTCTTCCTCGCCTGGACGGCGCTGGCACTGGCGGGCGCCGCCTGGCGTCTGGTGCGGACCGACGCCTGACGACCGGCGTCCGACCGGCCGGGCCCGCGACCGGGGCCCGGCCACCGGCGCCCGGAGGCGACGCCCGACCACCGCCTCCGACGCCCGACCACCACCGCCTCCGACGACGACCGTCGGCCCGGCAGCCGAGCGGGTCGGCAGCCGGGCCGACGGCCGTCGCCCACTATGGACGGGTGACCACCATGACCACCGACGAGACGACGGGCGCCCCGGCGTCCTCCCGGACGCAGCCCGCGGGCCTCGAACCGCTCTGGGGGCACCCCCTGGTCGCCTGGCT
The sequence above is drawn from the Kitasatospora sp. NBC_00315 genome and encodes:
- a CDS encoding ABC transporter permease, translated to MTTVTEIQTPGAGAAPVARPQYRVTARRVLRSEWAKLWSLRSTWITLGLALVFVVAFGLIACAHYKSRITEGGRLDRDFADATAVQLSLFGTNFGQLALGVLGVLVTAGEYSTGMIRSTLAAVPRRLPVLWSKAAVYGVVALVVATTGVLVAFLIGSGIVSGTPAALGISDAGVIRSLLGAGLYLALVGVIGTALGALLRSVAGGISVLVASLMLVPGLVSLLPTSWQDHISPYLPSNAGESMFALHHTAPALTPGAGLLVFLAWTALALAGAAWRLVRTDA